The Pedobacter ginsengisoli region AGATTTAAGGTAACCAATTCATTCTGCGGGTCGTTATCTGTATATACCGGTTGATTCATTTTTTCTTATCTACCAAAGTATTCGTCTTTTTTATCTACTCTGTTTGGATCCTCTAAAGGATATTGCTTTAACATTGGGTGAACACCAAGTTCATCCATATTCAATATTCTTCTAAGATCCGGATGGCCTTCGAATTTTACGCCAAACAAATCGTAAGTTTCTCTTTCCATCCAGTTGGCTGCATTCCATAGGTCAGTAGCCGTAGGGATTTCAGGATGGTTAGTGTCAATAAAGACCTTAACTCTGATCCTGATTTTATTAACCATGCTATGCAGATGGTAAACCACCGCAATACCATGTTTTTTCTCTGGATAATGTACGGCAGTAATATCAGTAAGAAAATTGAACTTAGCCAGTGTATTTTGCTTTAAAAAGGCTAAAACATCAATAATGACATCTTTAGTCGTTTCAAAAGTAAGTAAGCCGTAAGGCTCATTAATTCCAACTATTTTTTCACCAAACTTTTCAGTCAGCTGTTGTATTAAGTCTTGATTAGTAACTTCTGCCATTATTCAATTCCGTATGAAGCCAACATTTGTTTATATTGATCTGAATTTCTTCTTCTTAAAGATTCATTCTTAACCAACTCTTGGATTTTATTAAAGCCATCTAAAATAGCCTCTGGTCTTGGCGGACATCCTGGCACATACACATCAACAGGAATAATTTCATCAATTCCCTGCAAAACAGAATAAGTATCAAATATACCTCCGCTTGATGCACAAGCTCCCACAGCGATCACCCAACGAGGCTCAGCCATTTGTAAATACACTTGTTTAAGAACAGGACTCATTTTCTTTGCTATTGTACCCATCACCATTAATAAATCAGCCTGACGAGGCGAAAAGCTTAGACGCTCAGATCCAAAACGACCAAAGTCATAATGAGACCCCATGGTAGCCATAAACTCAATACCGCAGCAAGAAGTTGCAAATGGCAAAGGCCATAATGAATGGGAACGAGCCAGGCCGATAACCTTGTCTAAGGAAGTAGCAAAAAATCCAGATCCTTCTATGCCTGGAGGCGCGTCTACTATATTGATGTCACTCATGATATAAAACGAAAAAGGTTCATTCCTTTAAAGAATGAACCACAAATCTACAATTTTTTAAAAGCAAATGAATTAAGTTGAGGGCATTTAGAAACAATCTAAATAAATTAATTCCAATCCAATGCTTTCTTCTTTATCACATAAATAAAGCCTAATAATAGCGTTCCCATAAAGATGAACATTTCTATCATTCCAGACATTCCCAATGATCTGAAATTAACTGCCCAAGGATACATAAATATTACCTCCACATCGAACAGGACGAAGAGAATGGCTACAAGAAAATACTTTATTGAAAATGGCTGACGAGCGTTACCCACCACTTTTATACCCGCTTCGAAGGTTGATAGCTTATCTGATGTTTTCCTTTTGGGGCCTAAAAAATGTGTCGCAATTAAAGTAACAACAACAAATCCTAAAGCTACAATTACTTGAAATATAATTGGCAAAAAATCTACAGGTACACTTTGAGTTTCCATATAAATATAAATTATGAAGCAAAAATAAAAGAAAAAGGCGGGATAACAACCCCGCCTTTTTCTTTTATTATAAAATTCCTATTTTTTCTTTGGCTTAGCCGCAGTTTTTGGCGCTGGTGCAGTTAGCGATTTGATACCTTCTAATGCAGTAGCATTTGATGGATCAATAGCTAAACTTTTGTCCCAGAATAATTTTGCTTTTTCTTTATCTTCCTTATATGAGGCAAAACCTGCAATTTGATTATATGCTTCCACCATATTCTTTTTAACTGCCGGTGTTTGTTTATCAACATGAGTTTCAACTGAATCTAAATATTGTTGGTAAAAAGGTATTTTCAATCCTTTTGGATCAGTCTCATCATCTATAAAATCATTAATTCTAGCTCTGTATAAAATTGCATCTAGTGTTGACGGAGCTAGCTTTAATAATTTTGCTAACGACGAATCACCTTTCACCAAAATATCTTTCGATGGATTGGTCTTAGCAACATAAGCTTTATAGTATGATACGTAAGATGCTATAGCATGGTAAAAATAATTGTACAATGATCCTTTACCATCCGGGTTCAAACGGTTAACTACGTTATATGTTGTAATAGCTTTAGCATAGTTTTTATTATCATAGTATGATTTAGCGACCTCAGCTAAAGCCTCAACTTTAGTAGAATCCATGGTCACTGCTTTAATCACATTTACTAAACCTAAACTATCATTGTTTTTATCAGTAGAGTCTTTCATTAAAGCTTTACCAAGATACATGTAATCATCAGAGATGATACGTGAAGTATCTTTTACTTTCGCAAAGAAATCTTTCATGTATTGTAAACTCTGAGGGTAGTTTTTGTTTTCATAAGCAGAATATCCTCTCAACCTTGAAACGATCAAACTTTTAGGGTCATTCTGGTTTAAGGATGCTAATTCTGAAGTTTCCTGCTCAAGAGTTTTGAAATCTTTTGCATAAAACAAGAAAGTAGCATAACGTAATCTTGAGTCATATGACTTATCAGTTAAATCAAGATACTTTTTATAGTTAGTTAACGCTTCTGCTGCTTTAGCATCGAAGTTTGCTGGCTCCTGATTTGCCCATTGCATATATAGCTCAGCCAACTCACGATAAGCAGGGCCATAATTCGGATCTGCTGTGATCACATTTTTTAATTCCCCTTCTGCGTCGCTAAATGCCCTTGACTCTTTATACATTCGACCAATCTGAACGGTGGATCTGTAAAGTGTAGGATCAATGCTTAAAGCCCTCATGTAATTTTGAAGCGCCTCAGAATTCTTTCTTTGTAACGCATAATAATCACCCAAAGCAACGAATGTTTCTGCTTCCTTATCCTTATCATCCAGCTCCTCTGCTTTTTGTAAGTTAGGCAATGCTGCTGCATAATCTGGTTTCTCAGTCGATAAATAAGCTTTTCCTATATACAAATATGGCGTAAAATCCTTTTTTGAAGCCACATCAATTGCTTTATCAAAATTAGTTTTCGCTGAAGTTGCATTGTTTGAGGCCAGATCCGCTTGTCCTAGACCGATATAATTTAAAGGATTTTTCGGATCAGCGGTTACGCCTTGAGTAAATGCTGCCCTTGCTGAATCGATATAGTCCCTTCTTAAGTAAACATCACCTAAGCTAAAGTAATTCTCCCCTTTGCCTTTTTGCGATGACACCAATGTTTTAAGCATTGAGGTCGCCTTTTCATATTGTTCGGCATCTATCGCCTTCTTTGCATCGGTAATGCTCTGAGCAAAAGAGGCAGAACCCATCACTACTAAACCTAAACCTAAGGTTATTGCTTTCTTTGTCATTTTCATAGTTCCTCTATTTTCAATTAATTGTTATGAAGCTTGCTTAGCCTCATGGTTCACTATTTTGTTTTTAGTTTTAAATATTTAACAGGCATCTCTAAAATTATGGTTCATTCTGTATACCTGCTAGTTTCGTTTTCCAAATATAAAATTTAGTTTGTATTCTTCAAGTTAAAATCCCGTGACATCATTTTATGTGGACCCAGTCCAGATTTCAATACGATCAACTGACCACGCGGGCTCAGTAACCAATTTGCAAAACCTGTGCCTAAACCATCACGACCTTCACAATTTATGATGTAAATGTTCCTCAAAAAAGGATAAATGCCATTAATTAAATTTGCCTGATCCGGACGATAGTATGCATTATCACCCTTTTTGCCCTTAATATTCCTCACCCCCATCATTTTCACCTTTGCAATATAAGAAGTCATATTGGAATTATTAGCTAGTAACCAATTTACGCCAACAACTCCTATAAAATTTTTATGCTCAGAAACGTATTTTATAACGTCATTATTGCTTTGTAAAGTATAAACTCCTTTTTTTGGAAGTTCAGTTATTTGTGCCAGCTCTTTAAAGTACCTAAGCGTGCTTGAATATGCATTATCAAAAACAAGTTGCTTTCCGCTTGCCGAGGTTCCTTTCAATATATTTACCACTTCCTCAACAGTAATATTCGAATCCAGATCATCCTTCTGCGTAAGTAATGAAATCCCATCTATGGCAAACCTCGAGGTTTTTGGGACAATACTCCTATTTCGGTATATCTTATCCTCCTGAGGAGTTAACATCCTCGACAATATGATTACTCTAACACTGTCATTTAAAAAGGCCGGTAATATTTTATTTTCATTGCCTGCTATGGTAGTAAACTCTGCATGTTTATAATCAGATTTAAATACCATAATCTGATCAGCAATAATTGAAGAAAAAGATTCATCAACTAGAATTTTTACCGATCCTGATGTCCGTGTCTGTTCAACAACATCAGGTTGTTTTTTATTCTTACAAGATAACAGCACAAAAAAAATGAATACAAAACTTAGATTCCTCATTCCCTAATTATCTTTTTGATTAATTACCCTTGTAAATCTTATTGCTGCGTAAACGATCAGCAGTACTCCCAGCAGAACTCTATATGTACGTTCTATTGTTACTGGCATATCTTTCCAAACGATCAAAGTAAGCCCAAGGACCAGATAAAACGCAAACATAACTAGCCCTAAAATAAACAGAAATCGCTGTTGAGGCGATTTCTGCATAAATGTTTTTAAATTAAACATTATTTTATTGTGATAAGGTGAAACTAATTGGAATGTTATATTTCACACGAACCTTTTTACCATTTTGAACTCCAGGTATCCATCTTGGACTTGCTTTTAGTACCCTAACAGCTTCCTCATCTGTACCACCACCAAGTTTTCTATCAACTTTAATGTCGGTTAAGCTACCATCCTTTTCAACAACGAATGATAAGAATACTTTACCCTGGATATTGTTTTCCTGAGCCATAGGAGGATATCTTACCGCCTTTTTTAGGTAGGCATAAAATTTCTCCATACCACCTGGGAAAGAAGGCTGAGTTTCAAGACTAACAAAGTCATAAACTTTGGTATCCTCTACCACTGCAGCTTGCTTAGGACCATCTCCGGCAGGACCTGCGATAACGATATCCGCATCAGGGTCACCAGCAATGGTTTTCTGACCTGGGTCAGCCTTTTTCAAGTCCTCAATTTGAACTGGCTCTTCATCACGAACCAACTCATCTGGTTTTACAATTGGAGGAGGGAACTTAACCTGATCCTGTTTTGGTGGAGGTGGCTCAACCGGTGGCGGCGGAGGTGTTTCCGGGTTTACAGGAGGAGGTGGCTGTACCACAACTTCCGTTTGTTTAACTATTTCCTCTTCAGGAGCTTTTCCTTTGAACAACTCCATAATTTTAGGGGATAAGAACAACAACACAAATGCTGTTGATGCAATTAGCAATGATTTGGTTGTATTCGCAGAACTTCTCTGACGAAGCTCGTAAG contains the following coding sequences:
- a CDS encoding NADH-quinone oxidoreductase subunit C encodes the protein MAEVTNQDLIQQLTEKFGEKIVGINEPYGLLTFETTKDVIIDVLAFLKQNTLAKFNFLTDITAVHYPEKKHGIAVVYHLHSMVNKIRIRVKVFIDTNHPEIPTATDLWNAANWMERETYDLFGVKFEGHPDLRRILNMDELGVHPMLKQYPLEDPNRVDKKDEYFGR
- a CDS encoding NADH-quinone oxidoreductase subunit B; the protein is MSDINIVDAPPGIEGSGFFATSLDKVIGLARSHSLWPLPFATSCCGIEFMATMGSHYDFGRFGSERLSFSPRQADLLMVMGTIAKKMSPVLKQVYLQMAEPRWVIAVGACASSGGIFDTYSVLQGIDEIIPVDVYVPGCPPRPEAILDGFNKIQELVKNESLRRRNSDQYKQMLASYGIE
- a CDS encoding NADH-quinone oxidoreductase subunit A, with protein sequence METQSVPVDFLPIIFQVIVALGFVVVTLIATHFLGPKRKTSDKLSTFEAGIKVVGNARQPFSIKYFLVAILFVLFDVEVIFMYPWAVNFRSLGMSGMIEMFIFMGTLLLGFIYVIKKKALDWN
- a CDS encoding tetratricopeptide repeat protein gives rise to the protein MKMTKKAITLGLGLVVMGSASFAQSITDAKKAIDAEQYEKATSMLKTLVSSQKGKGENYFSLGDVYLRRDYIDSARAAFTQGVTADPKNPLNYIGLGQADLASNNATSAKTNFDKAIDVASKKDFTPYLYIGKAYLSTEKPDYAAALPNLQKAEELDDKDKEAETFVALGDYYALQRKNSEALQNYMRALSIDPTLYRSTVQIGRMYKESRAFSDAEGELKNVITADPNYGPAYRELAELYMQWANQEPANFDAKAAEALTNYKKYLDLTDKSYDSRLRYATFLFYAKDFKTLEQETSELASLNQNDPKSLIVSRLRGYSAYENKNYPQSLQYMKDFFAKVKDTSRIISDDYMYLGKALMKDSTDKNNDSLGLVNVIKAVTMDSTKVEALAEVAKSYYDNKNYAKAITTYNVVNRLNPDGKGSLYNYFYHAIASYVSYYKAYVAKTNPSKDILVKGDSSLAKLLKLAPSTLDAILYRARINDFIDDETDPKGLKIPFYQQYLDSVETHVDKQTPAVKKNMVEAYNQIAGFASYKEDKEKAKLFWDKSLAIDPSNATALEGIKSLTAPAPKTAAKPKKK
- a CDS encoding substrate-binding domain-containing protein, translated to MRNLSFVFIFFVLLSCKNKKQPDVVEQTRTSGSVKILVDESFSSIIADQIMVFKSDYKHAEFTTIAGNENKILPAFLNDSVRVIILSRMLTPQEDKIYRNRSIVPKTSRFAIDGISLLTQKDDLDSNITVEEVVNILKGTSASGKQLVFDNAYSSTLRYFKELAQITELPKKGVYTLQSNNDVIKYVSEHKNFIGVVGVNWLLANNSNMTSYIAKVKMMGVRNIKGKKGDNAYYRPDQANLINGIYPFLRNIYIINCEGRDGLGTGFANWLLSPRGQLIVLKSGLGPHKMMSRDFNLKNTN
- a CDS encoding energy transducer TonB codes for the protein MFGSKIDLLKRDWLDVVFANKNKSYGAYELRQRSSANTTKSLLIASTAFVLLFLSPKIMELFKGKAPEEEIVKQTEVVVQPPPPVNPETPPPPPVEPPPPKQDQVKFPPPIVKPDELVRDEEPVQIEDLKKADPGQKTIAGDPDADIVIAGPAGDGPKQAAVVEDTKVYDFVSLETQPSFPGGMEKFYAYLKKAVRYPPMAQENNIQGKVFLSFVVEKDGSLTDIKVDRKLGGGTDEEAVRVLKASPRWIPGVQNGKKVRVKYNIPISFTLSQ